A genomic stretch from Kribbella amoyensis includes:
- a CDS encoding helix-turn-helix domain-containing protein — translation MPQPRFLQLSDVAEVLNISANQVYALVRRGDIPAVKIGGRGQWRVEATELEKYIERLYTETKQFIDTHPFGEEADQPEELHR, via the coding sequence ATGCCGCAACCACGCTTCCTCCAGCTCTCGGACGTCGCCGAGGTGCTGAACATCTCCGCCAACCAGGTCTACGCCCTGGTCCGCCGCGGCGACATCCCCGCGGTCAAGATCGGCGGCCGCGGCCAGTGGCGAGTAGAAGCCACCGAGCTGGAGAAGTACATCGAGCGCCTCTACACCGAAACCAAGCAGTTCATCGACACCCACCCCTTCGGCGAAGAAGCCGACCAACCCGAAGAACTTCACCGCTAA
- a CDS encoding DUF4097 family beta strand repeat-containing protein: MSEVQGRPASSISAQRRYGIAISVGLILGGAYWALTSLTEEAKASQDHYPVQGTAVAIESSSADVEIRSGDVGDITIDRRFERNLFGSEPKEKYKNGKLEIRDTSCGFLSFGCSTHYVITVPKDVAVSVESTSGDLTITDLPGGAKVKTSSGGVEASRIGGELLLNSSSGDLEASELTATKVITNSSSGSVDLSFETAPQSVEAEASSGDVTVQVPEGTETYQVQTDTSSGDESANVRSDPAATRTIKAKTSSGDVTIEYTR, translated from the coding sequence ATGTCCGAGGTTCAAGGTCGTCCGGCCAGCAGCATCAGCGCGCAGCGCCGGTACGGGATCGCGATCTCGGTCGGGCTGATCCTCGGTGGGGCGTACTGGGCGCTGACCAGCCTGACCGAGGAGGCCAAGGCCAGCCAGGACCACTACCCGGTGCAGGGGACCGCGGTCGCGATCGAGAGCAGCTCGGCCGACGTCGAGATCCGGTCCGGGGACGTCGGCGACATCACCATCGACCGCCGGTTCGAGCGCAACCTGTTCGGGTCGGAGCCGAAGGAGAAGTACAAGAACGGCAAGCTGGAGATCCGGGACACCAGCTGCGGGTTCCTCTCGTTCGGCTGCTCCACCCACTACGTGATCACCGTGCCCAAGGACGTCGCGGTGAGCGTGGAGAGCACCAGTGGCGACCTGACCATCACCGATCTGCCCGGCGGCGCGAAGGTGAAGACCAGCTCCGGCGGGGTCGAGGCGAGCCGGATCGGCGGCGAGCTGCTGCTGAACTCGTCCTCCGGTGACCTCGAGGCCAGTGAGCTGACCGCGACCAAGGTGATCACGAACAGCAGCTCCGGCAGCGTGGACCTGAGCTTCGAGACCGCGCCGCAGTCGGTCGAGGCGGAGGCGAGCTCGGGCGACGTCACCGTTCAGGTGCCGGAGGGCACCGAGACGTACCAGGTGCAGACCGACACCTCTTCCGGGGACGAGTCCGCCAACGTCCGGTCCGACCCGGCCGCCACCCGCACGATCAAGGCGAAGACGTCGAGCGGTGACGTCACGATCGAGTACACCCGCTGA
- a CDS encoding cupredoxin domain-containing protein, whose product MRSTLSRGTALALLPALGILVLAGCGGGDADSGASPSPSVSAPTSAPTDTPGGTPSATPSGPNTTSPSNTADPSGEQADVTINVTVANGKVNPSGTSIKVKAGQTVLVTGVSDAKDELHIHGYDKEVALLPGKPASVKFTADQKGTFEIETHESGKLVAKLVVS is encoded by the coding sequence ATGCGTTCGACGCTCTCCCGCGGTACCGCGCTCGCTCTCCTGCCCGCCCTCGGCATCCTGGTCCTGGCCGGCTGTGGCGGCGGTGACGCCGACAGCGGCGCGAGTCCGAGCCCGAGCGTGTCGGCGCCCACGTCGGCCCCGACCGACACGCCGGGCGGCACGCCGTCCGCCACCCCGAGCGGGCCGAACACCACCAGCCCGTCGAACACCGCCGACCCGTCCGGCGAGCAGGCCGACGTGACCATCAACGTCACCGTTGCCAACGGCAAGGTCAACCCGAGCGGCACCAGCATCAAGGTCAAGGCCGGCCAGACCGTCCTGGTCACCGGGGTGAGCGACGCCAAGGACGAACTGCACATCCACGGGTACGACAAGGAGGTCGCCCTGCTGCCGGGCAAGCCGGCCTCGGTGAAGTTCACCGCGGACCAGAAGGGCACCTTCGAGATCGAGACGCACGAGAGCGGCAAGCTGGTCGCCAAGCTGGTCGTGTCCTGA
- a CDS encoding VOC family protein: protein MSDQPQNPAVDTPAVDTPAVDAQAADTSAGEGLGPATAPVLPGAFLLELVPVPVTDLDRSKAFYQRAGFHVDVDMTPAEGVRIVQVTPPGSFCSILLAEGIAQFDMPAGTLRGLHLVVADIEAARADLIGRGIEVSPTEDLGGVFYAWFADPDGNTWTVQHMPWRQ, encoded by the coding sequence ATGAGCGACCAGCCGCAGAACCCGGCCGTAGACACCCCGGCCGTAGACACCCCGGCCGTGGACGCCCAAGCCGCGGACACATCGGCCGGGGAGGGGCTTGGGCCGGCGACGGCGCCGGTGTTGCCGGGGGCGTTCCTGCTCGAGCTTGTGCCGGTGCCGGTGACCGATCTGGACCGGTCGAAGGCGTTCTACCAGCGGGCCGGTTTTCACGTCGACGTGGACATGACGCCGGCGGAGGGCGTCCGGATCGTGCAGGTCACGCCGCCCGGCTCGTTCTGCTCGATCCTGCTGGCCGAGGGGATCGCGCAGTTCGACATGCCCGCCGGGACGCTGCGCGGTCTGCACCTCGTCGTCGCGGACATCGAGGCGGCCCGGGCGGACCTGATCGGCCGCGGGATCGAGGTCAGCCCGACCGAGGATCTCGGCGGCGTCTTCTACGCCTGGTTCGCCGATCCCGACGGCAACACCTGGACCGTGCAGCACATGCCCTGGCGGCAGTAG
- a CDS encoding MarR family winged helix-turn-helix transcriptional regulator, with protein MGEDDEPRWLDEQEKAAWTGLISLVLLLPSKLESPLRQEHGITLFEYLVLSHLSEARRRKLRMGELAFLASGSLSRLSNVVKRCEQRGWVVRTPDPADGRYTLAELTDAGFDIVREAAPTHLRAVRRIVLDSLNPTDQKALVRVAEKLRIVPADFG; from the coding sequence ATGGGCGAGGACGACGAGCCGCGCTGGCTCGACGAGCAGGAGAAGGCGGCGTGGACGGGGCTGATCTCCCTGGTCCTGTTGCTGCCGAGCAAGCTGGAGTCGCCGCTGCGGCAGGAGCACGGCATCACGCTGTTCGAGTACCTCGTGCTCAGCCACCTGTCCGAGGCGCGGCGGCGCAAACTGCGGATGGGCGAGCTCGCGTTCCTCGCCAGCGGGTCGTTGTCCCGCCTGTCCAACGTCGTCAAACGCTGTGAACAGCGCGGCTGGGTGGTCCGTACCCCGGACCCGGCCGACGGCCGCTACACCCTCGCCGAACTCACCGACGCGGGCTTCGACATCGTCCGTGAGGCGGCCCCCACCCACCTGCGCGCCGTCCGCCGGATCGTCCTCGACTCGCTCAACCCCACCGACCAGAAGGCCCTCGTCCGCGTCGCCGAGAAGCTCCGCATCGTGCCCGCGGACTTCGGCTGA
- a CDS encoding AAA family ATPase → MSVPVLLAVTGAPWEADVVRRAERAPGIRIVRRCVDIADVMAAATAGQARAVLLAEDLPRLSSDAVAALHARRIVVVALVDPSDNGEPAGGEDRLSRMGIERILPADVSGEDLGRAITDAVDSGPPATVSHFSGGFVPQPAGSTEPVQRHYDPSGNGRLIAVWGPTGAPGRSTVAVGLATELAARGVSTLLADADVYGGTVAQQLGMLDETSGLAAAARSASGGSLTVEVLAKQGRQVAAHLLVLTGLSRADRWTELRPAAVESVWSTARQLAPCTVVDVSFCLESDEEISFDTLAPRRNGVTLATLEEADEVVVVGTADPVGLTRLIRSLHELRAAVPSANTRVVVNRVRSGSLGSSPADSVAEALGRYAGVEAAALLPLDQAACDAALTHGRSLAEAARSSKLRKAMQGLATGVIRDHLS, encoded by the coding sequence ATGTCGGTTCCCGTCCTGCTCGCGGTGACCGGGGCGCCGTGGGAGGCCGACGTGGTCCGCCGGGCCGAGCGTGCCCCCGGGATCCGGATCGTGCGGCGCTGTGTGGACATCGCCGACGTGATGGCGGCCGCGACCGCGGGGCAGGCGCGGGCCGTGCTGCTCGCCGAGGACCTGCCGCGGCTCAGCTCCGACGCGGTCGCTGCCCTGCACGCCCGCCGGATCGTCGTGGTCGCGCTGGTCGACCCGTCGGACAACGGTGAGCCCGCCGGCGGCGAGGACAGGCTCAGCCGGATGGGGATCGAGCGGATCCTGCCGGCCGACGTCAGCGGCGAGGACCTAGGCCGCGCGATCACCGACGCCGTGGACTCCGGCCCACCCGCGACCGTCTCCCACTTCTCCGGTGGCTTCGTCCCCCAACCTGCCGGATCCACCGAGCCGGTCCAGCGGCACTACGACCCCTCGGGCAACGGCCGCCTCATCGCGGTCTGGGGTCCCACCGGCGCACCGGGCCGCAGTACGGTCGCGGTGGGGCTGGCCACCGAGCTGGCCGCGCGTGGGGTGTCCACGCTGCTCGCCGACGCGGACGTGTACGGCGGGACGGTGGCCCAGCAGCTCGGCATGCTCGACGAGACCTCCGGGCTCGCGGCGGCCGCGCGGTCGGCGAGCGGCGGATCGCTCACCGTCGAGGTGCTCGCCAAGCAGGGGCGCCAGGTCGCCGCCCATCTCCTCGTCCTCACCGGGCTCAGCCGCGCCGACCGCTGGACCGAGCTCCGGCCGGCGGCGGTCGAGTCGGTCTGGTCGACGGCCCGGCAGCTCGCGCCGTGCACCGTGGTCGACGTCAGCTTCTGTCTGGAGAGCGACGAGGAGATCTCCTTCGACACGCTCGCTCCCCGCCGCAACGGCGTGACCCTGGCCACCCTGGAGGAGGCCGACGAGGTGGTCGTGGTCGGGACCGCCGACCCGGTCGGCCTCACCCGGCTGATCCGGTCCCTGCACGAGCTCCGCGCCGCGGTCCCGTCGGCGAACACCCGCGTCGTGGTCAACAGGGTCCGCTCAGGGTCGCTCGGCAGTTCCCCGGCCGACTCGGTCGCGGAGGCGCTCGGCCGGTACGCCGGGGTCGAGGCGGCCGCGTTGCTCCCGCTGGACCAGGCGGCCTGCGACGCCGCGCTCACGCACGGGCGGAGCCTGGCCGAGGCGGCCCGGTCGAGCAAGTTGCGCAAGGCGATGCAGGGGTTGGCCACCGGAGTGATCAGGGATCACCTCAGTTGA
- a CDS encoding DUF6912 family protein: MRVYLPCTLPLLDAACHAGEFGPAPLTAYAVTPALREWYADGDDEELEYAAMAQAARASVGLLAADPDAARRRVVVACEVGAVPPADGTVELGDAQLELHVLVPWSAVASVHLDAGSAAEVVGKAAAVWDAAIAGDEDAVFALDSCEGEDLLWYATQEIPDLLAAEGPHGGPKG; this comes from the coding sequence ATGAGGGTCTACCTACCGTGTACCTTGCCGCTGCTCGACGCGGCCTGCCACGCCGGCGAGTTCGGCCCGGCCCCGTTGACCGCGTACGCCGTGACCCCGGCGCTGCGGGAGTGGTACGCCGACGGCGACGACGAGGAGCTGGAGTACGCCGCGATGGCGCAGGCGGCCCGCGCGTCGGTCGGGCTGCTGGCCGCTGACCCGGACGCGGCCCGGCGGCGGGTGGTGGTCGCGTGCGAGGTGGGCGCGGTGCCACCGGCCGACGGCACGGTGGAGCTCGGTGACGCCCAGCTGGAGCTGCACGTGCTGGTCCCGTGGTCGGCGGTGGCCTCGGTCCACCTGGACGCCGGCTCGGCCGCGGAGGTGGTCGGCAAGGCGGCGGCGGTGTGGGACGCGGCGATCGCGGGTGACGAAGACGCTGTTTTCGCCCTCGACTCGTGCGAGGGTGAAGACCTGCTGTGGTACGCGACGCAGGAGATCCCCGATCTCCTCGCCGCGGAGGGTCCGCACGGCGGTCCCAAGGGTTGA
- a CDS encoding glycosyltransferase 87 family protein, which yields MSTTTAPRATDRRKLVLVILGCAAFVALGAWAYGLFGSMIDLRVYRMGGSVLLDRASLYDAQLPGSGLPFTYPPFAAIAMVPLAAVPWGVALVVWTTISVLCIAAIWRVSLPENAWSLLPEPWRDRRLVVLAALTLASLLLEPVWQTIQFGQINLLLTAMILLDLVRPASARWRGFWLGVTIGIKLTPLPFLAFLLITKQWRAFRNAVLGLLATMAIGFAVVPNQSWEYWTVVVRNANRVGGLAYTANQSFMGFLSRLGDDAGWIQPVWFVLSAAFGLAVLWLARRYWLAGERVTALSVMALAVLYASPVSWSHHWVWIIPLGISLIRAVHRRWGFRAATISGALWYALFVLRSIWWVPFRDDRELSWSFWQSIPGNSHLILGLVAFAVLAYAAPVPDRARQTAGA from the coding sequence GTGAGTACGACGACCGCACCGCGGGCGACCGACCGTCGCAAGCTCGTCCTGGTGATCCTCGGCTGTGCTGCCTTCGTCGCCCTGGGCGCGTGGGCGTACGGCCTGTTCGGCAGCATGATCGACCTCCGCGTCTACCGGATGGGAGGCTCGGTCCTGCTCGACAGAGCCTCCCTGTACGACGCGCAGCTGCCGGGCTCGGGGCTGCCGTTCACGTACCCGCCGTTCGCCGCGATCGCGATGGTGCCGTTGGCCGCCGTCCCGTGGGGTGTCGCGCTGGTCGTGTGGACGACGATCTCGGTGCTGTGCATCGCCGCGATCTGGCGGGTCAGCCTGCCGGAGAACGCGTGGAGCCTGCTCCCGGAGCCGTGGCGGGACCGGCGGCTCGTGGTGCTCGCGGCGCTGACCCTGGCGTCGTTGCTGCTCGAGCCGGTCTGGCAGACGATCCAGTTCGGCCAGATCAACCTGTTGCTGACGGCAATGATCCTGCTGGACCTGGTCCGGCCGGCCTCGGCCCGGTGGCGCGGGTTCTGGCTCGGCGTCACGATCGGGATCAAGCTGACCCCGTTGCCGTTCCTGGCCTTCCTGCTGATCACCAAGCAGTGGCGCGCGTTCCGGAACGCGGTCCTGGGCCTGCTCGCGACGATGGCGATCGGTTTCGCGGTCGTGCCGAACCAGTCCTGGGAGTACTGGACCGTCGTGGTCCGCAACGCCAACCGGGTCGGCGGTCTCGCCTACACCGCGAACCAGTCCTTCATGGGTTTCCTCAGCCGCCTCGGTGACGACGCGGGCTGGATCCAGCCCGTCTGGTTCGTGCTGTCGGCCGCCTTCGGTCTCGCGGTGCTCTGGCTGGCCCGCCGGTACTGGCTCGCCGGCGAACGTGTCACCGCCTTGTCGGTGATGGCGCTGGCGGTGCTCTACGCCTCACCGGTGTCGTGGAGCCACCACTGGGTCTGGATCATCCCGCTCGGGATCAGCCTGATCCGCGCCGTACACCGCCGGTGGGGCTTCCGGGCCGCGACGATCAGCGGCGCCCTCTGGTACGCCCTGTTCGTGCTCCGCTCGATCTGGTGGGTCCCGTTCCGCGACGACCGGGAGCTGTCCTGGTCCTTCTGGCAGTCGATCCCGGGCAACTCCCACCTGATCCTCGGCCTGGTCGCGTTCGCGGTCCTGGCGTACGCGGCGCCGGTACCGGACCGGGCCAGGCAGACCGCGGGCGCCTGA
- a CDS encoding Ku protein, with protein MQAIWKGAISFGMVTIPIKVYSATEEKDISFRQVHVADGGRIRYKRVCAECGEEVPYSDIAKGYEMADGRMVVLEADDFADLPLSSKKVIDVLEFVPADQVDPLYLGKSYYLAADGGPGGKPYVLLRDALEGSDLYALVKVALRSRESLGLLRTHDNVLVLQVMLWPDEVRDSSFAAPEDDIEIRKQEKAMAESYIDTLRGEFDPDQYHDEYRAALEQVVEAKAAGVPLPEAEEEETETAEVVDLVAALRASVEAAKARRAAGGSGAGEEEPAKKAPAKKAAAKKAPAKKAAAAKKASAKKTPAKKATKESA; from the coding sequence ATGCAGGCGATCTGGAAGGGAGCCATCTCGTTCGGGATGGTCACGATCCCGATCAAGGTGTACTCCGCGACCGAGGAGAAGGACATCTCCTTCCGGCAGGTGCACGTCGCCGACGGCGGCCGGATCCGGTACAAGCGGGTCTGCGCAGAGTGCGGCGAGGAGGTGCCGTACTCGGACATCGCCAAGGGCTACGAGATGGCCGACGGCCGGATGGTGGTGCTGGAGGCGGACGACTTCGCCGACCTGCCGCTGTCCAGCAAGAAGGTCATCGACGTACTGGAGTTCGTCCCGGCCGACCAGGTGGATCCGCTCTACCTGGGCAAGTCGTACTACCTGGCCGCGGACGGCGGCCCCGGCGGCAAACCGTACGTGCTGCTCCGGGACGCGCTCGAGGGCTCCGACCTGTACGCGCTGGTCAAGGTGGCGCTGCGGTCGCGGGAGAGCCTCGGACTGCTCCGCACCCACGACAACGTGCTGGTCCTGCAGGTGATGCTCTGGCCGGACGAGGTGCGGGACTCCTCGTTCGCGGCGCCGGAGGACGACATCGAGATCCGCAAGCAGGAGAAGGCGATGGCCGAGTCGTACATCGACACCCTGCGTGGCGAGTTCGACCCGGACCAGTACCACGACGAGTACCGGGCCGCGCTGGAGCAGGTGGTCGAGGCGAAGGCGGCCGGTGTCCCGCTGCCCGAGGCGGAGGAAGAGGAGACCGAGACCGCCGAGGTGGTCGACCTGGTCGCCGCGTTGCGGGCGTCGGTCGAGGCCGCCAAGGCGAGGCGCGCGGCCGGTGGTTCCGGTGCCGGCGAGGAGGAGCCGGCCAAGAAGGCTCCCGCGAAGAAGGCGGCCGCGAAGAAGGCACCGGCCAAGAAGGCGGCCGCCGCCAAGAAGGCGTCGGCGAAGAAGACCCCGGCCAAGAAGGCCACGAAGGAGTCCGCATGA
- a CDS encoding SAF domain-containing protein, whose translation MESPVRSGFAAQSVPAQRSRRARWKDGRLLLGVLLVAVTALAGAKVLSSADDTTSIWAAERDLPAGTRLTADDLTTVRVRFTGTDEANQYVAADADLKGLIVVRAVKAGEFVPRQAAVNQADNDRTELPLSVASGRLPADTAAGDQVDIWVVPKDPEQPARKLYDTVRVVQIDAVKGVAGGSSRRQVLIGLEPADLPKLPAALAATGTGEPVLVRRGR comes from the coding sequence GTGGAGAGTCCAGTCCGGAGCGGGTTCGCGGCGCAGTCCGTGCCGGCGCAGCGCAGTCGCCGGGCCCGGTGGAAGGACGGCCGGCTGCTGCTCGGGGTGCTGCTGGTCGCGGTGACCGCGCTGGCCGGTGCGAAGGTGCTGTCGTCGGCCGACGACACCACCTCGATCTGGGCGGCGGAGCGGGACCTCCCGGCCGGGACCAGGCTGACCGCCGACGACCTGACCACGGTCCGGGTCCGCTTCACCGGCACCGACGAGGCGAACCAGTACGTCGCCGCCGACGCCGACCTGAAGGGCCTGATCGTGGTCCGCGCGGTCAAGGCGGGCGAGTTCGTCCCGCGGCAGGCAGCTGTGAACCAGGCCGACAACGACCGCACCGAGCTCCCGCTGTCGGTCGCCAGTGGCCGGCTCCCGGCGGACACGGCAGCGGGCGACCAGGTCGACATCTGGGTGGTCCCGAAGGATCCCGAGCAGCCGGCCCGCAAGCTCTACGACACCGTCCGCGTGGTCCAGATCGACGCCGTGAAAGGGGTCGCCGGCGGTAGTTCGCGGCGTCAGGTGCTGATCGGGCTCGAGCCGGCCGACCTCCCGAAGCTGCCGGCCGCGCTCGCCGCGACCGGTACCGGGGAGCCCGTCCTCGTCCGGCGGGGCCGCTGA
- a CDS encoding HAD family hydrolase, whose translation MPDDKPALRGLLVDWGGVLTSGLNDALGRWAELDGLDYEAYYRAMMDWLATTPAEAELNPIHALERGQIAVPDFERRLAALLIRRDGTPVPAEGLIERMFAHFEHQPQMSALVRRARSHGIRTALLSNSWGNSYPRDTWDGMFDDIVISGEVGLRKPEPEIFLLASERLGLKPAECVFVDDMEPNVVGARELGMTAVHHTSYDETRRELEALFGADLT comes from the coding sequence ATGCCTGACGACAAGCCCGCACTGCGTGGTCTGCTGGTGGACTGGGGCGGGGTGCTCACCTCCGGCCTGAACGACGCGCTCGGCCGCTGGGCCGAACTCGACGGGCTCGACTACGAGGCGTACTACCGGGCGATGATGGACTGGCTGGCCACCACCCCGGCCGAGGCCGAGCTGAACCCGATCCACGCGCTCGAACGCGGGCAGATCGCGGTACCGGACTTCGAGCGCCGGCTGGCCGCGCTCCTGATCCGCCGGGACGGGACCCCGGTCCCGGCCGAGGGCCTGATCGAGCGGATGTTCGCGCACTTCGAGCACCAGCCGCAGATGTCCGCGCTGGTCCGCCGGGCCCGGTCGCACGGGATCCGGACCGCGCTGCTGTCCAACTCGTGGGGCAACTCCTATCCGCGCGACACCTGGGACGGGATGTTCGACGACATCGTCATCTCCGGTGAGGTCGGGCTGCGCAAGCCGGAGCCGGAGATCTTCCTGCTGGCCAGCGAGCGGCTCGGGCTGAAGCCGGCCGAGTGCGTGTTCGTCGACGACATGGAACCCAACGTCGTGGGTGCCCGCGAGCTCGGCATGACCGCGGTGCACCACACCTCCTACGACGAGACCCGGCGCGAGCTGGAAGCCCTGTTCGGGGCCGACCTGACGTGA
- a CDS encoding Rid family hydrolase has product MSTVTFGVVPGYGEKLHAALGYSGAVRVDDRVEISGQAGVDDDLVIPDALEDEIVRAFDNVERALATVGATWKDVIHVNSYHKVAPGEDVIGDDHNKVMAEQFRLRMGGRAPIWTETGVTVLGLATMRIEIRVTAIVGSGS; this is encoded by the coding sequence ATGAGCACTGTGACTTTCGGCGTCGTCCCGGGCTACGGCGAGAAGCTGCACGCGGCCCTCGGCTACAGCGGGGCCGTCCGCGTCGACGACCGGGTCGAGATCTCCGGCCAGGCCGGGGTGGACGACGACCTGGTCATCCCCGACGCGCTGGAGGACGAGATCGTCCGGGCCTTCGACAACGTGGAGCGCGCTCTGGCCACGGTCGGCGCGACCTGGAAGGACGTCATCCACGTGAACTCGTACCACAAGGTCGCCCCGGGCGAGGACGTGATCGGCGACGACCACAACAAGGTGATGGCCGAGCAGTTCCGGCTCCGGATGGGCGGTCGCGCGCCGATCTGGACCGAGACCGGTGTCACCGTCCTCGGCCTCGCCACCATGCGGATCGAGATCCGCGTCACCGCCATCGTCGGCTCCGGCAGCTGA
- a CDS encoding WS/DGAT/MGAT family O-acyltransferase: protein MPDRLSSLDLTFLKTESPATPMHVGTVDIFEPPVHGDDGFDYESLVALIRDRIAFVPRYRQRIQQVPGRFAGPIWVDDEEFDITFHVRRSALPRPGTHAQLLELVARIMSRRLDRARPLWEMYLVEGLQGDRFAIISKSHQALVDGNSTVDIGQVVLDATAHPRDTPTDTWQPAHPPSALELLAGVFADATRHPAAVLELARAEMASLTGSASVREVLGDVVGSLVAQRHVQESSLHVKTSGQRRFTTVQTDLEDYRAVRAMHGGTVNDVVLAVVAGAFRAWMMTRGEGVGPTRSVRAVVPVSIRDDEDEEPTSLGSQVIASTVTLPVGENSPVMRLHQISYQTKVHKDTGRAVSARSLVGIAGFAPTTLHALAARVATATVRPIDDVVITNVPGPQFPLYAQGAQMLASYPVVPLMPGQSLSVGVTSYDGKVSFGLNADRTAMPDLAVFAQCVTDALDELLDTTKGSRNRASRGRKQPRSTKKAGQ from the coding sequence ATGCCGGACCGGTTGTCGTCGCTGGACCTGACCTTCCTGAAGACCGAGAGCCCGGCGACCCCGATGCACGTCGGCACGGTGGACATCTTCGAGCCGCCGGTGCACGGCGACGACGGGTTCGACTACGAGAGCCTGGTCGCGCTGATCCGGGACCGGATCGCCTTCGTGCCGCGGTACCGGCAGCGGATCCAGCAGGTGCCGGGCCGGTTCGCCGGGCCGATCTGGGTGGACGACGAGGAGTTCGACATCACCTTCCACGTCCGCCGGTCGGCGCTGCCGCGGCCGGGGACGCACGCCCAGCTGCTCGAGCTGGTCGCCCGGATCATGTCCCGCCGGCTGGACCGGGCCCGCCCGTTGTGGGAGATGTACCTGGTCGAGGGCCTGCAGGGGGACCGGTTCGCGATCATCTCCAAGTCCCACCAGGCCCTTGTCGACGGCAACAGCACGGTCGACATCGGCCAGGTCGTGCTGGACGCCACCGCGCATCCGCGGGACACCCCGACCGACACCTGGCAGCCCGCGCACCCACCGTCCGCGCTGGAGCTGCTGGCCGGCGTGTTCGCCGACGCCACCCGGCACCCGGCCGCGGTGCTGGAGCTGGCCCGGGCCGAGATGGCCAGCCTGACCGGGTCCGCCTCGGTCCGCGAGGTGCTCGGCGACGTGGTCGGCTCGCTGGTGGCGCAACGGCACGTCCAGGAGAGCTCGCTGCACGTGAAGACGTCCGGGCAGCGCCGGTTCACCACCGTGCAGACCGACCTGGAGGACTACCGCGCGGTCCGGGCGATGCACGGCGGCACGGTCAACGACGTGGTCCTCGCCGTCGTCGCCGGTGCCTTCCGCGCCTGGATGATGACCCGCGGTGAGGGCGTCGGCCCGACCCGGAGCGTGCGCGCCGTGGTCCCGGTCAGCATCCGCGACGACGAGGACGAGGAGCCGACGTCGCTCGGGTCCCAGGTGATCGCCTCGACCGTGACGCTGCCGGTGGGGGAGAACTCCCCGGTCATGCGGCTGCACCAGATCTCGTACCAGACCAAGGTGCACAAGGACACCGGGCGCGCGGTCAGCGCCCGCTCGCTGGTCGGCATCGCCGGGTTCGCCCCGACCACGCTGCACGCGCTGGCCGCCCGGGTGGCCACGGCGACCGTGCGGCCGATCGACGACGTGGTGATCACCAACGTGCCGGGCCCGCAGTTCCCGTTGTACGCCCAGGGTGCGCAGATGCTGGCGTCGTACCCGGTGGTCCCGCTGATGCCGGGCCAGAGTCTGTCCGTCGGCGTCACCTCGTACGACGGCAAGGTGTCGTTCGGGCTGAACGCGGACCGGACGGCGATGCCGGACCTGGCGGTCTTCGCCCAGTGCGTGACCGACGCGCTGGACGAGTTGCTGGACACCACCAAGGGCAGCCGGAACCGGGCCTCGCGCGGCCGGAAACAACCCCGGAGTACGAAGAAAGCGGGCCAATGA